One Cellvibrio zantedeschiae DNA window includes the following coding sequences:
- the hemF gene encoding oxygen-dependent coproporphyrinogen oxidase, with the protein MNNAPDKSAVKAYLLDLQDRICNALAAEDGGAGFVEDSWVRAEGGGGRTRVLANGTVIEKGGVNFSHVHGTQMPASATAHRPELAGRAFEAMGVSLVIHPNNPYVPTSHANVRFFIAEKEGAEPVWWFGGGYDLTPYYGSEADVVHWHQTAKNACDPFGEDVYPRYKKWCDEYFHLKHRNEARGVGGLFFDDLNEQGFDKSFAFLRAVGDSYVPAYQPILAARKNTPFGERERQFQLYRRGRYVEFNLVYDRGTLFGLQTGGRTESILMSLPPLVRWEYDYNPQPGSAEAELYEKFLPQRDWLK; encoded by the coding sequence ATGAATAATGCCCCTGATAAATCAGCCGTTAAAGCCTATCTATTAGATTTACAAGACCGCATCTGCAACGCACTTGCTGCGGAGGACGGTGGAGCTGGTTTTGTGGAGGATTCCTGGGTTCGCGCTGAGGGTGGCGGTGGTCGCACACGGGTTTTGGCAAACGGAACTGTGATCGAAAAAGGTGGTGTTAACTTCTCTCATGTTCACGGCACGCAAATGCCCGCATCCGCCACGGCCCATCGCCCTGAATTGGCTGGCCGCGCGTTCGAGGCCATGGGCGTTTCGCTGGTAATCCATCCGAATAACCCTTATGTGCCTACCAGCCACGCTAACGTGCGGTTCTTTATCGCCGAAAAAGAAGGTGCTGAGCCGGTGTGGTGGTTTGGTGGCGGCTATGATTTAACTCCCTATTACGGCAGCGAAGCTGATGTGGTGCATTGGCATCAAACCGCTAAAAACGCCTGCGATCCATTTGGCGAGGATGTTTACCCGCGCTACAAAAAATGGTGCGATGAATATTTTCACCTCAAGCATCGCAATGAGGCGCGCGGTGTGGGCGGCTTGTTTTTTGATGATCTCAATGAGCAAGGGTTTGATAAGAGCTTTGCTTTTTTGCGCGCTGTAGGTGATAGCTATGTTCCCGCCTACCAGCCAATTCTTGCTGCCCGGAAAAATACACCTTTTGGCGAGCGTGAACGCCAATTCCAACTCTATCGTCGCGGTCGTTATGTAGAATTTAACCTGGTGTACGACCGGGGCACTTTGTTCGGTTTGCAGACCGGTGGCCGCACAGAATCCATTCTTATGTCCCTTCCCCCTTTAGTCCGCTGGGAATATGACTATAATCCCCAACCCGGCAGCGCTGAGGCCGAACTTTACGAAAAATTTTTGCCGCAGCGCGACTGGTTGAAATAA
- the dprA gene encoding DNA-processing protein DprA gives MQDPRFYSLVLHRLPHVGAASFQRLIKHFGSPEAALSAPINRLQSLLDEESLSAVREFQSHADNSAVGQKALLDLEWLDLQPDVHLVSISDASYPELLSQIPKVPPLLFVRGDIHLLSLPQIAIVGSRNPSAGGGENAQRFAEFLAANGFVITSGLALGVDAAAHQGALAGGGKTIAVMGTGLDLIYPSRHRRLAQEIVETGGALVSELPLGSGSKAANFPQRNRIISGLSWGVLVVEAAVQSGSLITAQAALQQNREVFAIPGSIHNPLARGCHQLIRQGATLVETGQDIVDQLQGMLGYQLENLHKLKQKAAKKTELDEKSLDLLSPAEQQIIRAMGYDPVNIDDLVERTGIAVGSIAGQLIGLEIKGFVQQIGAGYQRV, from the coding sequence ATGCAAGATCCTCGCTTTTACTCCCTCGTTTTACATCGCTTACCTCATGTGGGTGCGGCAAGCTTCCAACGGCTTATCAAGCATTTTGGTTCTCCAGAAGCCGCTTTAAGTGCGCCAATCAATCGTTTGCAATCCTTGCTGGATGAAGAGTCTTTATCGGCTGTGCGGGAATTCCAATCCCATGCCGATAACTCAGCTGTTGGCCAAAAAGCGCTGCTCGATTTGGAATGGCTGGATCTGCAGCCCGACGTACACTTGGTATCGATTAGTGATGCCTCCTATCCAGAGTTATTAAGCCAGATTCCCAAGGTGCCGCCATTGCTATTTGTGCGTGGTGATATTCATTTGCTCAGCCTTCCACAAATTGCCATTGTCGGTAGCCGTAATCCCAGCGCGGGCGGGGGTGAAAATGCCCAGCGTTTTGCGGAGTTCCTCGCGGCCAATGGTTTTGTAATTACCAGCGGCTTGGCCTTGGGGGTGGATGCAGCTGCCCATCAGGGAGCCTTAGCCGGCGGTGGGAAGACCATAGCGGTAATGGGTACTGGTTTGGATCTGATTTACCCGTCACGCCACCGCAGATTGGCACAAGAGATTGTGGAGACAGGTGGTGCATTGGTAAGCGAGTTACCCTTGGGCAGCGGTTCCAAAGCCGCCAATTTTCCCCAGCGCAACCGTATTATCAGCGGCCTGAGTTGGGGTGTTTTGGTGGTAGAAGCAGCAGTCCAAAGCGGTTCGCTCATTACCGCTCAAGCCGCCTTGCAACAAAATCGTGAGGTATTTGCGATTCCGGGTTCTATTCACAATCCTTTGGCGAGGGGCTGCCATCAACTGATTCGCCAGGGCGCAACTTTGGTGGAAACAGGCCAGGATATTGTTGATCAGCTGCAGGGTATGCTCGGTTATCAATTGGAAAACTTGCACAAATTGAAACAAAAGGCGGCTAAAAAAACCGAATTGGACGAAAAGTCGCTCGATTTGTTATCACCGGCGGAGCAACAAATTATCCGCGCTATGGGCTATGACCCGGTCAATATCGATGATTTGGTGGAGCGTACCGGCATTGCGGTGGGTTCAATTGCGGGCCAGTTAATTGGCTTGGAGATCAAGGGGTTCGTGCAACAAATAGGTGCTGGTTATCAGCGGGTATGA
- a CDS encoding Sua5/YciO/YrdC/YwlC family protein: MMNWSLNPRVQYAAKQMWQGGVVAYPTEAVWGLGCNPFNEDAVMALLDMKQRPVNKGLILLAADISQFEPFIYHLNDIQRQRIKKTWPGPVTWLVPNNGIAPKWITGDYTGVALRVTDHPVAAGLSRAFGAPIVSTSCNTQGRPPARTGFDVHRYFGDELDAITSGAVGKRANPSEIRDLMTGEVVRAG, encoded by the coding sequence ATGATGAATTGGTCGTTAAATCCCCGTGTTCAATATGCGGCTAAACAAATGTGGCAGGGCGGCGTTGTCGCCTATCCGACGGAAGCGGTTTGGGGTTTGGGTTGTAACCCTTTCAATGAAGACGCGGTTATGGCGTTATTGGACATGAAACAGCGTCCTGTTAATAAAGGTTTAATCCTGTTGGCGGCAGATATCAGCCAGTTCGAACCTTTTATCTATCATTTGAACGATATTCAGCGGCAACGTATCAAAAAAACCTGGCCCGGTCCCGTGACTTGGCTGGTACCTAATAACGGTATTGCGCCCAAGTGGATAACTGGCGATTACACTGGCGTTGCCCTGCGTGTGACGGATCACCCGGTGGCTGCCGGCCTTAGCCGCGCTTTCGGAGCACCTATAGTATCTACTTCTTGCAATACCCAGGGTCGCCCTCCTGCGCGTACAGGTTTTGATGTTCACCGATACTTTGGCGATGAGCTGGATGCAATTACCTCGGGTGCCGTTGGTAAGCGCGCAAATCCTTCCGAAATTCGCGATCTGATGACCGGCGAAGTAGTACGCGCTGGTTAA
- a CDS encoding LysM peptidoglycan-binding domain-containing protein — protein sequence MKKIFIGLIAAAFLSLNVWAQDALLKTGHPDEYTVKRGDTLWDISSTFLNSPWKWPEIWHANPQIENPHLIYPGDLIKLIYIDGEARLTSERTLKLVPGAGGSGINATEKLSPQIRVVQNEAAITAIPLDRIDSFLSRSRIIDSEKTLDKAPYILAGPQKRIVSGAGDEAYARGDFKDLTNFGVFRKGEFFYDPKTREVLGMHALGVGSVSIKSIKGDVATVNVVRANEEIRIGDKLLPSEDRSTSSTFFPSGPDSEITGTIIGVEGGVQQVGKYNVVMINRGDREGIKPGNVLAIYKKGEVVADRVTGGMVSLPDERAGLLMVFRTFKKMSFALVLEADRPLTVGDSLQNP from the coding sequence ATGAAAAAAATATTTATTGGCCTTATAGCCGCTGCCTTTTTGAGCTTGAATGTATGGGCGCAAGATGCCCTGCTCAAAACCGGACATCCGGATGAATACACCGTAAAAAGAGGCGATACCCTTTGGGATATCTCCAGCACCTTCCTGAATTCCCCTTGGAAATGGCCAGAAATCTGGCATGCCAACCCCCAAATTGAAAACCCCCATTTGATTTACCCTGGCGATTTAATCAAGTTGATTTATATCGACGGCGAAGCGCGTTTGACCTCTGAGCGCACGCTCAAGTTGGTTCCCGGTGCTGGTGGCAGCGGTATTAACGCCACTGAAAAATTGAGCCCTCAAATACGTGTCGTACAAAACGAAGCGGCGATTACTGCAATTCCACTGGATCGCATCGATAGCTTCCTGTCGCGCAGCCGCATAATTGATAGTGAGAAAACTTTAGACAAGGCTCCTTATATTCTCGCCGGTCCACAAAAACGCATAGTATCTGGTGCGGGCGACGAAGCTTATGCGCGTGGGGATTTTAAAGATTTAACCAACTTTGGTGTTTTCCGCAAAGGCGAGTTTTTCTACGACCCCAAAACTCGTGAAGTCTTGGGCATGCATGCACTTGGTGTGGGTTCGGTAAGTATTAAATCTATTAAGGGTGATGTGGCCACTGTTAACGTTGTTCGCGCGAACGAAGAAATTCGTATTGGCGATAAACTTTTGCCAAGCGAAGACCGCTCAACCAGTTCAACCTTTTTCCCAAGCGGCCCCGATAGTGAAATTACCGGTACAATTATTGGTGTTGAAGGCGGTGTTCAGCAGGTGGGTAAATATAACGTTGTTATGATTAACCGCGGTGACCGTGAAGGCATTAAGCCTGGCAACGTGTTAGCTATTTATAAAAAAGGTGAAGTTGTGGCGGATCGTGTGACTGGCGGCATGGTGTCTTTGCCGGATGAGCGCGCTGGTCTGTTGATGGTCTTCCGTACCTTTAAGAAAATGAGCTTCGCTTTGGTATTGGAAGCCGATCGCCCCTTGACGGTTGGCGATTCACTGCAAAATCCATAA
- a CDS encoding GFA family protein codes for MNETITARCQCGAVKFTANSQPLIQFVCHCKDCQTAAGQPFVGLVFFKRKYADISGELSQHKFVADSGKATARDYCVQCDTVMFDHSEGFPGIIGVMQERILGDFEFLPHCHVWVKSKLDEIVIPEGATQYQESLIL; via the coding sequence ATGAACGAAACCATTACCGCCCGCTGCCAATGTGGCGCTGTTAAATTTACAGCCAACAGCCAACCCCTGATTCAATTCGTTTGCCACTGCAAAGACTGCCAAACTGCAGCCGGGCAGCCATTTGTGGGTTTGGTTTTTTTCAAACGTAAATATGCCGATATTTCAGGGGAACTGAGCCAGCATAAATTCGTTGCTGATTCAGGCAAGGCAACAGCGCGCGACTACTGTGTGCAGTGCGACACTGTTATGTTTGATCACTCCGAAGGCTTTCCCGGAATTATTGGTGTAATGCAGGAGCGAATTTTGGGTGACTTTGAATTTCTCCCCCACTGCCATGTGTGGGTAAAAAGTAAGCTTGATGAAATTGTGATTCCCGAGGGCGCAACGCAATATCAGGAAAGCCTTATTCTTTGA
- the fmt gene encoding methionyl-tRNA formyltransferase yields MTDTPLNIIFAGTPEFAAEHLKALIGSRHKVIAVYSQPDRPAGRGKKLTASPVKEVALEHNIPVYQPLNFKSDEAKAELAALNADLMVVVAYGLILPKVVLDTPRLGCINVHASILPRWRGAAPIQRAIEAGDTETGVTIMQMDVGLDTGDMLIKAFCPILATDTGGILHDRLLNIGTPALLEALDQIQSGQTKPIKQDDALSNYAPKLSKEEAALNWKLPAVELERKVRAFNPFPVAHTKPAGSGDDARIRVWAAKAMDKPTDEPPGTIIGITTYGLSVACQSGQLILEKLQLPGKKPMGVTEILLGHPDLFKRGDKLEIPT; encoded by the coding sequence ATGACAGACACCCCACTAAATATCATCTTCGCCGGTACACCCGAATTTGCCGCCGAGCACCTAAAAGCCCTGATCGGCAGCCGCCACAAGGTCATTGCTGTCTATTCCCAACCAGATCGCCCCGCCGGTCGCGGTAAAAAGCTCACGGCAAGCCCGGTAAAAGAAGTCGCGCTGGAACACAACATTCCCGTATACCAGCCACTCAACTTTAAAAGTGACGAGGCAAAAGCCGAGCTGGCTGCCCTAAATGCAGATTTGATGGTCGTGGTTGCCTATGGGTTAATCCTGCCCAAAGTCGTGTTGGACACTCCGCGCTTGGGTTGTATTAACGTCCATGCCTCGATTCTTCCACGCTGGCGCGGCGCAGCTCCCATCCAACGGGCCATTGAAGCAGGCGATACCGAAACTGGCGTTACCATTATGCAAATGGATGTTGGCCTCGATACCGGTGATATGCTGATAAAAGCGTTTTGCCCGATTTTGGCGACAGATACCGGCGGTATTCTGCATGATCGACTCCTGAATATCGGCACTCCTGCGTTGCTGGAAGCCTTGGATCAAATCCAATCTGGCCAAACCAAGCCTATCAAACAGGATGATGCGCTCAGTAATTACGCCCCAAAACTTAGCAAAGAAGAAGCGGCGCTAAACTGGAAGCTACCTGCCGTTGAACTCGAACGGAAAGTACGGGCGTTTAACCCATTTCCAGTCGCCCACACCAAACCAGCGGGCTCCGGTGATGATGCTCGCATTCGGGTTTGGGCGGCAAAAGCCATGGACAAACCAACCGACGAGCCGCCTGGAACGATTATAGGAATAACAACCTACGGCCTTTCAGTGGCATGCCAAAGCGGCCAGCTAATATTGGAAAAGCTACAACTGCCGGGGAAAAAGCCAATGGGCGTTACAGAAATTCTTCTCGGTCATCCCGATCTATTTAAACGGGGCGATAAACTGGAGATTCCAACTTGA
- the rsmB gene encoding 16S rRNA (cytosine(967)-C(5))-methyltransferase RsmB: protein MISVRAAAAQVLAKILQGQGSLSSLLPAIQHQVAEQDRPLLQELCFGTCRYQPQLSAYIECLVDKPLRAKDSDIQALLLLGLYQLLHTRIPDHAALGETVEVTRFLKKPWATSLVNGVLRKFQRDKGKLDKLLAQNYAFQTNHPAWMEASLRKNWPNQLEEIIATNNSHPPFTLRINTQKISRDKYLALLQDADIAANPTTFSPYGITLENACDPRKLPFFSEGWVSVQDEAAQLSADLLQLSPNLRILDACCAPGGKTGHILELEPNSQVTALDVDERRLGRVRENLARLGAEANIICGDGTTKDWWDGELFDRILLDAPCSATGIIRRHPDIKVLRTPEELDKLGELQIKLLNNLWSLLKPGGILVYATCSVMPKENTQVVEAFLKRQPQAECDILDAEWGISQTCGRQLLPSAAGHDGFYYARLRKL from the coding sequence TTGATCAGCGTTCGCGCCGCCGCCGCGCAGGTATTAGCGAAGATTCTTCAAGGACAAGGCTCTCTGTCCAGCTTGTTGCCCGCAATCCAGCATCAAGTTGCCGAGCAAGACCGCCCACTGCTGCAAGAATTGTGTTTCGGTACTTGCCGCTATCAGCCGCAACTAAGCGCCTACATTGAATGTCTGGTCGATAAGCCCTTGCGCGCCAAGGACAGCGACATTCAGGCGCTCTTGCTGCTCGGTCTTTATCAGCTGCTACACACGCGCATCCCCGACCACGCCGCATTAGGCGAAACGGTAGAAGTCACCCGGTTTTTGAAAAAGCCTTGGGCGACCAGCCTGGTAAATGGGGTGCTGCGTAAATTCCAGCGCGACAAAGGCAAACTAGACAAGCTACTCGCGCAAAACTACGCATTTCAGACCAATCATCCCGCATGGATGGAAGCTTCTCTACGCAAAAATTGGCCGAACCAGCTCGAAGAAATTATCGCTACCAACAATAGCCATCCGCCTTTTACACTGCGAATCAACACCCAAAAAATCAGCCGCGATAAATATCTAGCCCTGCTCCAGGACGCGGATATCGCAGCCAACCCAACTACATTTAGCCCCTACGGGATCACGCTGGAAAACGCCTGCGATCCGCGCAAATTGCCATTTTTCAGCGAAGGCTGGGTTAGCGTACAAGATGAAGCGGCGCAATTGAGTGCCGATCTGCTGCAATTATCGCCAAACTTGCGGATATTAGATGCTTGTTGCGCACCAGGAGGTAAAACTGGCCACATTCTGGAGTTGGAACCCAACTCGCAAGTTACCGCATTGGATGTCGACGAACGCCGCCTTGGTCGCGTGCGTGAAAACCTCGCCCGCCTCGGGGCTGAAGCAAACATAATATGCGGCGATGGGACAACTAAAGATTGGTGGGATGGCGAATTATTCGACCGCATCCTGCTGGATGCTCCCTGTTCGGCAACGGGAATTATTCGCCGCCACCCGGATATCAAAGTGCTACGCACCCCGGAAGAACTCGACAAGCTCGGCGAATTACAAATCAAATTACTCAACAACCTTTGGTCGCTCTTAAAGCCTGGCGGAATTCTGGTGTATGCCACCTGCTCGGTCATGCCCAAAGAAAATACCCAGGTTGTGGAAGCCTTTTTGAAACGCCAACCGCAAGCTGAATGCGATATTTTGGATGCTGAATGGGGCATAAGCCAAACCTGCGGCCGCCAATTGCTTCCGTCAGCAGCGGGACATGATGGTTTCTATTATGCACGCCTGCGCAAACTCTAA
- a CDS encoding TetR/AcrR family transcriptional regulator, with the protein MATTTRDKIIELAQEAIASRGYSAFSFRELAAELGIKSASIHYHFPTKTHLGVEVARAYRLRLEGALTQIAEHYLDPHKALDAMIALFRQEAATSQRMTVCTMLAAEIKNLPEEIQREMKTFYALNIGWIEAQLECLDMAKTPEKARQIFALLQGGLIGAKSQNDPGYFDMATAAIAQLLKE; encoded by the coding sequence ATGGCCACCACCACCCGCGACAAAATTATCGAACTGGCACAGGAGGCGATTGCAAGCCGTGGCTACTCGGCCTTTAGCTTTCGCGAGTTAGCGGCTGAGTTGGGTATTAAAAGTGCGAGTATTCATTATCATTTCCCGACTAAAACTCATTTGGGGGTGGAGGTCGCGCGCGCCTATCGCCTGCGTCTAGAAGGAGCCTTAACCCAGATTGCAGAGCATTATCTTGATCCGCATAAGGCCCTGGATGCCATGATTGCCCTTTTTCGCCAAGAGGCCGCGACCAGCCAGCGGATGACGGTCTGTACCATGCTGGCGGCGGAGATTAAAAACCTGCCGGAAGAAATTCAGCGGGAAATGAAAACCTTTTACGCGTTAAATATTGGCTGGATTGAAGCTCAGTTGGAGTGCTTGGATATGGCAAAAACGCCGGAAAAAGCCCGGCAGATTTTTGCGCTTTTACAGGGCGGTTTGATTGGCGCCAAGAGCCAGAACGACCCCGGTTATTTCGATATGGCTACGGCGGCCATAGCGCAGTTACTCAAAGAATAA
- the def gene encoding peptide deformylase yields MAILEILEFPDPRLRTIAKPVTQVDDRVRKLIDDMFETMYDAPGVGLAASQINVHERIVVIDVSEDKSQPLVFINPEVTVLDSDMHEYDEGCLSVPGFYETVERPEHISVTALDRDGKSFTIKPDGLLAVCIQHELDHLNGKLFVDYISPFKRGRIKKKLEKKHKEEAR; encoded by the coding sequence ATGGCGATATTAGAAATACTCGAATTCCCCGATCCCCGCTTACGCACTATAGCCAAGCCCGTTACCCAGGTAGACGACCGCGTGCGCAAGTTGATCGACGACATGTTTGAAACCATGTACGACGCTCCCGGTGTTGGCTTGGCCGCTTCGCAAATCAATGTGCATGAACGCATAGTAGTTATAGACGTGAGTGAGGATAAATCCCAGCCATTAGTATTTATAAATCCCGAAGTCACGGTTCTGGATAGCGATATGCACGAGTACGATGAAGGTTGCCTCTCCGTACCCGGCTTTTACGAAACCGTAGAGCGCCCCGAGCACATTAGCGTTACTGCATTGGATCGCGATGGCAAATCCTTTACGATCAAACCTGATGGTTTATTAGCGGTGTGCATTCAACACGAGTTGGATCACCTGAACGGTAAGTTATTTGTGGATTATATTTCCCCGTTCAAACGCGGCCGTATTAAGAAAAAGCTCGAGAAAAAACACAAAGAAGAGGCGCGCTAA
- a CDS encoding Dabb family protein, translated as MTTTRRKFLTAGAVTGAALASAGTLAAAPNTAPKLLHHVFFWLKNPNSAADRAKLIAGVKSLAAIETVRSIHVGVPASTEKRDVVDNSYHVSELLGFDDVAGQDAYQVHPLHKKFVDEHQHLWSKVVVYDAMKVD; from the coding sequence ATGACTACTACTCGCCGTAAATTCCTTACCGCCGGTGCTGTTACCGGTGCCGCACTTGCATCAGCAGGCACTTTGGCTGCGGCTCCCAACACCGCGCCTAAACTCTTGCACCATGTTTTTTTCTGGCTCAAGAACCCCAACTCCGCCGCCGACCGCGCCAAATTAATTGCCGGTGTTAAATCCCTTGCAGCTATTGAAACTGTACGCAGCATCCATGTGGGTGTTCCGGCATCGACGGAAAAACGCGATGTGGTCGATAACTCTTACCATGTATCTGAATTGCTAGGTTTTGATGATGTAGCGGGTCAGGATGCCTATCAAGTGCATCCGCTGCATAAAAAGTTTGTCGATGAACATCAACATTTGTGGAGCAAAGTGGTGGTGTATGACGCGATGAAAGTGGATTAA